CATTTTCGCACCACGTCAAAGACCTGGTCCCACTCTCCTTCTATGACCGTGCCCATAGGGTTCATGCGGTACTCCAGCCCGCTCTCAGCTATTATCTGCATGGAACGGGCCACATATGGGCTGAGGCTCTCACCCTTGTCCAAAGGGTACATGCTGAACTCCAGAAGCACCATGTCCTGCCCACCTCCTGCCGAAATTCTAAGCACAAGCCCTCAGATAAGGCTTCACAGGCAGAAACTATAACATATGCCTGGCAGGGGCCACAATGCTTGCCGGGTCTTTACACGCTGGAGGCCTGGCCCTAGAATCATGGGGCAGTTGCTGGCTCTTGTCCACGTGGCAGATGAATCTGGATCTTCTAAGGAGGTGTGTTATGGCCTACGAGTTCATCAGGGTGGAAAAGCAAGAACATCTAACCATACTTACCATCAACAGGCCAGATGTGATGAACGCCTTGCATCCACCTGCGTGCAAGGAAATGGATGAGGCCTTCGAGGAGTTCTCACAAGATCCCGAGGCATGGGTGGCCATAGTGACCGGAGCAGGAGACAAGGCCTTCAGCGCGGGCAATGACCTTAAGTGGCAGGCAGTGCACGGAGGAAAGGCTCTTAGGGAGGGCATCGACTCCCTCAAGGGTGGATTCGGGGGCATAACCAGGAGATTCGATCTTTTCAAACCGGTCATTGCTGCTGTCAATGGTTTGGCCTTGGGTGGAGGCTTCGAGATAGCCCTGGCCTGCGACATCATAGTTGCTTCGGAGAATGCCAGCTTTGGTCTGCCTGAGCCCAGGGTGGGAATGATAGCCGGAGCAGGAGGGGTGCATAGACTTCCCAGGCAGATTCCATTTCATCTGGCCATGGGCTTGATCCTGACCGCAAGGCGCATCTCAGCCAGGGAGGCCCAGCAGATGGGTCTCGTAAACGAGGTGGTGCCAGCCCCCCAGCTCATGGAGGCGGCCCGCAAATGGGCAGAGGCGATCCTGGAATGTGCCCCCCTGGCCGTTCGGGCCAGCAAGGAAGCTGCCTTACAGGGGTTGGGACAACCCTTGGAGGATGTGATGAGAAAGATTTTTCCAGGGGTGGCTGCCATGGCCGCTTCCGAAGATTTCGTGGAGGGCCCTCGTGCCTTTGCACAGAAGAGAAAACCTCAGTGGAAGGGCAGATGAGGGACCCCAATCCCAGGCTTAAAAATCAAGACAGGCCATGATGTAAGGGCAGAAAACTGTGGATGCGGGGTGGAACCTTGAACCAGGCAATGCTGGCCGTCAGGGCTGAGATAAGGGAAATGACCCCCTGGCTTGTGGAGGTACGGAGGGATTTACACAAGCATCCAGAACTCAAGTTCCAGGAAGTAAGGACCTCCAGCAAGGTTGCCGGGCTCCTCCAGCAGTGGGGCATGGAACCCAAGACAGGGGTAGCTCACACGGGCGTGGTGGGGCTTCTGGACACAGGCAAACCCGGTCCTGTGCTGGCGTTGAGGGCGGATATGGACGCCCTTCCCATTCAGGAGATTCAAAGCAGGGATTATGCCTCCCAGAATCCGGGCCTGATGCATGCCTGCGGTCACGACGCCCACGTGACAATGCTCCTGGGGGCCGCCAGAGCCTTGGCCACAGCTTGCATGCCTCCCAGGGGTGCGGTCAAGTTCATATTCCAGCCGGGAGAGGAGGGAGGTGCAGGGGGCCTAAGGATGGTGGAGGCCGGAGTCCTGGAAAATCCAAAGGTTAGCGCGGCCTTGGCCCTCCATGTGTTCCCAACCCTTCGCGTGGGTGAGTTGGGGCTCACCCCGGGGCCAGCCCTGGCCTCGGTGGATGATTTTGTAATAAAACTCAAGGGTCGGGGAAGCCACGCAGCCCACCCACACACCGCCAGGGACCCCATACTGGCTGGAGCAGCCTTGATCCAGGCCCTTCAGTCCATTGTCAGCAGAAACACAGATCCCTTGGAGTCTTTGGTGGTCAGTGTGACCCGCTTTCAGGCAGGAACAGCCTTTAACATCATTCCGGAAGACTCTGAGATATGGGGAACCATAAGGGCCCTTAAGGAGCCAGTGCGTCTTCAAGCCCAGGCCAGCATAGAGGAGGTTGCCAGGGGGATAGCTGCGGCCCACGGAGTAATGGCAGAGACAGAGATCAGAAGGGGTTACCCGGTCTTATACAACGACCCTAGCGTGATTGCTTTTGTGGAGGATGTGGCATGCGACTTTCTGGGCAAGGAGGCAGTCCTTCACCTTCCGCCTTCCATGGGCTCTGAGGACTTCTCATATTTTCTTGAAAAATGCCCTGGGGCATTCGTGGTCATTGGGTGCTCGGAGCCAGGAGGAACTCCGGCTCCCATGTTGCACACACCACAGTTTGATATCAGCGAAGAGGTGCTGCCCATAGGAGTGGAGCTCTTGGTCAGGCTGGTTCACCAGTTCATGCAAGAGCCTCATGCTCGTGAGTTTGCCGGTTGAGGGCCTTGTGCCATCATTGGAATCGCCTAACCAGTCTTGAGGGGATATGCGCACTAAAGGAGGTAAGAAATGGCCAGGCACAAAAAAATCGAAAGGAGAAAGGAGCTGGATCGCCGAAGAAGAAGAAAGAAGAAAAGGGCTAAACTCAAAGCCAAAGGTCAAAACAAGCTTTGACCTTCACTGTTTGGTTCTTGTGAATAATGAGAGCTAGGCCTGAAAAAAAGTAGATGTACCTGAGACTTGGGGCCTAGCCCCAAGGTCACTGATTCTGGGGAAAAATCCGGGCCAAGCTTTTGGGTTTTTGAAGGCCAGGATGTTAAAAATTTAAGGGCCGGCAGCCCTCTCCATGGGTGCCGGCCCTTTTTCTGGTCTACTGCCCTTCTCTAGACTAAAAGCGGAGCAAGGATCAGTGAGATGACGCTCATGAGTTTGATGAGTATGTTCATGGTGGGGCCTGAGGTATCCTTGAAGGGATCACCCACCGTGTCACCTATGACCGCTGCCTTGTGGCAGTCAGAGCCCTTGCCTCCCAGGTTCCCCTGCTCTATGTACTTCTTGGCATTGTCCCAGGCGCCTCCGGCATTGGCCATGAAAAGGGCCAGGAGGACTCCGGAGATGGTGGCTCCCACCAGAAAACCTCCCAGGGCCTCTTTCCCTATGATGAAACCCACGGCCACTGGAGAGACAACCCCAAAGAGCCCCGGTGCTATCATGTAGCGCAGGGCTGAACGAGTGGCTATGTCCACGCAGGTGGCAGGATCTGGATCGGCCTTGCCTTCAAGCAATCCCTTGATTTCCCTGAACTGTCTTCTAATTTCTTCCACTATGGCAAAGGCAGCCTTGCCCACAGCAGTCATGGTCAGAGAGGCCACGATAAAGGGCACTATGGAACCCAGGAAAACCCCTATCACGGTGTAAGCATCCGTTATGTCAATGCGCTCCACTCTAGCCGACTGGCCGTAGGCCACAAAAAGCGAAAGGGCTGTCAGGGCAGCAGAGCCGAT
The sequence above is drawn from the bacterium genome and encodes:
- a CDS encoding MTH1187 family thiamine-binding protein, which translates into the protein MVLLEFSMYPLDKGESLSPYVARSMQIIAESGLEYRMNPMGTVIEGEWDQVFDVVRKCFDRMSQDCNRIAALIKVDYRKGHKGRLVAKIQSVEEKAGRKFVTG
- a CDS encoding enoyl-CoA hydratase-related protein; translated protein: MAYEFIRVEKQEHLTILTINRPDVMNALHPPACKEMDEAFEEFSQDPEAWVAIVTGAGDKAFSAGNDLKWQAVHGGKALREGIDSLKGGFGGITRRFDLFKPVIAAVNGLALGGGFEIALACDIIVASENASFGLPEPRVGMIAGAGGVHRLPRQIPFHLAMGLILTARRISAREAQQMGLVNEVVPAPQLMEAARKWAEAILECAPLAVRASKEAALQGLGQPLEDVMRKIFPGVAAMAASEDFVEGPRAFAQKRKPQWKGR
- a CDS encoding amidohydrolase: MNQAMLAVRAEIREMTPWLVEVRRDLHKHPELKFQEVRTSSKVAGLLQQWGMEPKTGVAHTGVVGLLDTGKPGPVLALRADMDALPIQEIQSRDYASQNPGLMHACGHDAHVTMLLGAARALATACMPPRGAVKFIFQPGEEGGAGGLRMVEAGVLENPKVSAALALHVFPTLRVGELGLTPGPALASVDDFVIKLKGRGSHAAHPHTARDPILAGAALIQALQSIVSRNTDPLESLVVSVTRFQAGTAFNIIPEDSEIWGTIRALKEPVRLQAQASIEEVARGIAAAHGVMAETEIRRGYPVLYNDPSVIAFVEDVACDFLGKEAVLHLPPSMGSEDFSYFLEKCPGAFVVIGCSEPGGTPAPMLHTPQFDISEEVLPIGVELLVRLVHQFMQEPHAREFAG